The window CAAAGCGCTGGAACTGGATCCTGCTCTGTCCATGCCGCACGCGGTTTTGGGCATCATGCTCTCACGTACCGATAATTTTGAGTATGCATTGCGTGAGCTTGATACAGCAATCGAACTGAACCCGCGCGAATCTACTGCCTGGATGTGGCGGGGAATGCGAATGGCCGCACTGGGTTACCTCGAAGGATCCCTGGAATATTTCAGGGAGGCCTACCGCCTCGATCCAGATATCGGTATCAACAGCGATCACTTCGGAGTCGCGTTGGTCGGACTGGGGAGGAATGAGGAAGCCTATCCTTATATTGGCACAGCGATAGACAAAGGCCGGGCAATGTACACGGTGGTGTTCATGGACAATGTAGCGGACGGAAATTTCGTCAACGCAAGAATGGTCGCCAAGCACATGTTTGGCGGCTTTGAGATGCTGCCGTACCTGATGCCGATTTTCGAAGGCCGACATGGCGCCGGCGAACGCCAACATTTGATCGACAGGTTTTTTGCGAAACTCGATCCGTTGGATCCCAAGCAAGAAAGAAACCGTGGCGACGCGATTCTTCTTGGCGCGATGGGTAAATTTGCCGAGACAACCGAACTTTTTGTTCAGAAACCCGGTTGGAGAACCCATGCATGGAACCCGGCGCTGGCAGAGTATCGTGCCTCGGCGCAGTTCAAGGATTACACTCGACAAACGCAAATGGACACCTACTGGCGCAAACACGGCTGGCCCGATCTTTGCAGGCCGGTCGGCGACGACGATTTCGAGTGCGATTAGATAATGAGTAATCTCTTCACAGAACTCAAACGCCGCAACGTATTCCGGGTGGGTTTCGCCTATGTGGTCATGGCCTGGCTGCTGGCGCAAATCACCGACCTGGTGATCGATAACGTCGGCGCACCCGAATGGGTCATGAAGATCATTTTTTTGGTGCTGGCGATCGGTTTTCCCATCGCCTTGTTTTTTGCCTGGGCTTTCGAAATGACGCCCGAGGGAATCAAGCGCGAGCACGAAGTCGACCGCAGCGAGTCAATTACACCGCAAACGGGTCGAAAACTCGATCGCATGATTGGCGCCGCGATCGCGATTGCCGTCGTGTTCCTGCTGGTGGACCGGTTTACCGGCCCACAACTAGATCAGCCTGCGCCAAAAGAAAGCGCGCCGGCTGCAACCGGCGGGCAAATGGTCTCCATCGCCGTCCTGCCCTTCGTCAACATGTCATCCGACCCCGAGCAGGAATATTTTTCCGACGGAATTTCCGAGGAAATACTCAACCAACTGGTTCGCGTCGATGGCCTGTCAGTCACCTCACGCACTTCGGCATTTTCCTACAAAGGGCAGGGGCTGAGTATCGATGAAATCGCCCGCGATCTGGGTGTCGATCACATACTCGAAGGTTCGGTCCGCAAAGAACGCAACAATGTCCGTATCACCGCCCAGCTGATTGACGCGAGTACCGATCGCCACCTTTGGTCGGCAACCTACGACCGGAAACTGACCAGCATCTTTGCGATCCAGGACGAGATTTCCGGCTCCATCGTCGAAGCGCTCCGCGAGACCCTCGGTGTCGATATCAGGAAAGCCACAACGGCGTCCATCCCAACCACCAACGTGGATGCTTACACGTCTTATCTGAAAGCACGTGAACTGTTTTATTCACGCGACCCGCTTGCGCTTCGTCAAAGCCTGGAGATTTACCAACAGGCGATCGAGCGCGATCCCGGTTTCGCGCGCGCCTACGAAGGCCTCGCGGCGGTTTACACAGTCATCTCCGCCTACAAACCGGCCGAAGGATATGAAGTGGTCACTCGGGAAGAGAGCAAACGCGAGTCCATCGCGGCTGCAAGCAAGGCGCTGGAAATCGATGCCACGCTGTCCATGCCGCATGCCGTACTGGGGCTCAATTACTCGCGCGATAATGACCATGAAGAATCTATGCGCGAACTGGATAGAGCGATCGAACTGGACAGTCGTGAATCTACCGGCTGGATGTGGAAAGGGATGCAATTGACCAGGCTGGGTTATCTCGAAGAATCGATAAAATATTATAAGGAAGCATATCGTGTTGATCCCGACACCGGAATTAACAGCGATCACCTGGGTTTCACCTTGCTCGCCATGGGGAAAAAAGAGGAGGCTTTATTTTTCCTGAACAAGGCACTGGACAAGGGTCGCGAGATTTACCTGGTTGTGTTCATGCACAACATCGCGATTGGCGACTTCCAGGCCGCGCGACTGGCGGCCCTCCACATTTTCGACGGGCATGAATTGCTGCCTTACTTGATGCCGATTTTCGAAGGACGGAATGACGCCAGTGAGCACCAGCGACTGGTCGACAGATTCTGGAAACAACTCGCAATCCTCAAGCCGGACACGGTCTGGGCCTATCAGGGTGGTCCACTGCTGCATGCAGCAATGGGTAATTTTGATAAAACCACTGAGACCTTTGTTGATAGTTCTGCTGCCGCCATTCGTGTCTGGCATCCGGCCCTGGCCGACTACCGTAAGTCGGATCAATTCAAGGTCTACCTGAGGCAGACACGCATAGAAGAATACTGGCGCAAACATGGCTGGCCCGACATGTGCCGGCCACTGGGCGATGACGATTTCGAGTGCGATTGAATAATGAGTAATCTCTTCACAGAACTCAAACGCCGCAACGTTTTCCGCGTGGGTTTCGCTTACGTGATCATGGCCTGGTTGTTGGCCCAGGTGGCCGACCTGGTTATCGACAATATCACTGCACCGGACTGGATCATGCAGGTGCTGATGTTGTTCCTGGCGATGGGCTTTCCTATTGCGTTGTTTTTTGCCTGGGCGTTCGAAATGACGCCCGAGGGAATCAAGCGCGAGCATGAAGTTGATCGCAGCCACTCTATTACCCGACAGACCGGGCAAAAGCTCAATACAGCGATTATCGTAACAATGGCCATCGCGGTCGGGTTTTTATTTTTCGACCGCTTTGCCGGGCGAGATACCGGGCAGACTGCAGATACGCAAAGCGCGCTGGCCGAAGAGCAAGAACAAACGATATCCATCGCCGTCCTGCCCTTTGTCAATATGTCATCCGACCCAGAGCAGGATTATTTTTCCGATGGCATTTCCGAAGAAATCCTGAACCTCCTGGTTCGCGTCGATGGCCTGTCGGTCGCCTCGAGAACCTCGGCCTTCTCGTTCAAAGGGAGCACCGAAAACCTTGCGGATATCGCGGAAACACTTGGCGTCGATCATATTCTTGAAGGCTCGGTCCGCAAATCCAACGATCGCGTACGCATCACCGCGCAGCTAATCGATGCGAAACGTGATCGGCATCTGTGGTCGGAATCCTTCGATCGCGAATTGACCGATATTTTTGCCATCCAGGATGATATTTCGTCTGCGATCGTTGACGCGCTGCGCACGACCCTGGGTGTGGAGATCGAGAAATCGGTGTCGGCTTCAGTCGCCACGACCAACATGGACGCCTACCAGGTTTTCCTGAAGGCCCGCAGCCTGTTCCTTTACCGTAATCCACTGGGCCTGAGAAAAAGCATTGAGTTATTTCAGCACGCAATCGAAATGGACCCGGGATTCGCGCGCGCCTACGAAGGGCTAGCCGCGGTCATGGTCGTGGTTCATAGTTACCCTGTGCCATCCGGTTATGAATCGATAACCAAGAATGAGGCCCACGAAGCTGCCGCGTCCGCCGCGCGTAAAGCGCTGGAAATCAATCCTGCCCTGTCATTGCCTCATGCGGTGCTTGCCCAGGTCAGCTTGCGGAAAACGGATTATGCGCAGGCCTTGCAAGAATACGACCTCGCAATTGGCCTGGATGAGCACGATGCGACGGCATTGCTTTGGCGTGGGATATGGTCGCAAGGACTCGGCTATATCGAAGAGTCGCTCGAATACTTGTACAAGGCGCAGAGTCTGGACCCCGCCAGCGGGATCAATAACGATTTTCTCGGTACTTCGCTGTTTATCCTGGGTCGGCGCGAAGAAGCCATGGTTTATCTCTCAGTTGCCTATGAACATGGCAGGCCCATCGGTTACCTGCCTTTTTACCAGGGATTGGAATCGAGCGGAAAGATGGCCGCTATC of the Pseudomonadota bacterium genome contains:
- a CDS encoding tetratricopeptide repeat protein yields the protein MSNLFTELKRRNVFRVGFAYVVMAWLLAQITDLVIDNVGAPEWVMKIIFLVLAIGFPIALFFAWAFEMTPEGIKREHEVDRSESITPQTGRKLDRMIGAAIAIAVVFLLVDRFTGPQLDQPAPKESAPAATGGQMVSIAVLPFVNMSSDPEQEYFSDGISEEILNQLVRVDGLSVTSRTSAFSYKGQGLSIDEIARDLGVDHILEGSVRKERNNVRITAQLIDASTDRHLWSATYDRKLTSIFAIQDEISGSIVEALRETLGVDIRKATTASIPTTNVDAYTSYLKARELFYSRDPLALRQSLEIYQQAIERDPGFARAYEGLAAVYTVISAYKPAEGYEVVTREESKRESIAAASKALEIDATLSMPHAVLGLNYSRDNDHEESMRELDRAIELDSRESTGWMWKGMQLTRLGYLEESIKYYKEAYRVDPDTGINSDHLGFTLLAMGKKEEALFFLNKALDKGREIYLVVFMHNIAIGDFQAARLAALHIFDGHELLPYLMPIFEGRNDASEHQRLVDRFWKQLAILKPDTVWAYQGGPLLHAAMGNFDKTTETFVDSSAAAIRVWHPALADYRKSDQFKVYLRQTRIEEYWRKHGWPDMCRPLGDDDFECD